One Thermococcus sp. M36 genomic window, CAAGCTGCCGGACTTCGAGGCCCTGATAAACCTCAAGCCGGACGTGATATTCCTGACCTACGTCGATGCAAAGACCGCCGATGAAATACAGGAGAAAACAGGCATCCCCGTAGTGGTTCTCAGCTATGGCCAGCTGGCCACCTTCGAGGACGAAGAGCTCTTCAGGTCCCTCGAACTCGCGGGGAGAATACTCGGAAAGGAAAAGAGAGCGCAGGAGGTAATAAACTTCATAAAATCAATTCAGGATGACCTCTCAAAGCGCACCGAGGGCGTTGAGCCCAAGAAGGTCTACGTCGGTGGAATCGGCTACAAGGGCGCCCACGGCATCGAGAGCACTGAGGGCAAGTACTCGCCTTTCGTTGCAGTCCACGCAGATAACGTCGCCGACGAGCTCGGCTCGGGCCACCACTCCATAGATAAGGAGAAGCTCCTTGAGTGGCAGCCGGACTACATCTTCATCGACGAGGGTGGGCTGAAGCTGGTTCTCGATGACTACAGGAAGAACCCGGACTTTTATAACTCGCTGAAGGCCGTGAAGAACGGCAACGTCTACGGCATACTGCCCTACAACTTCTACACCACCAACGTGGGAACCGCTTTAGCGGACGCCTACTACATCGGCAAAGTACTCTACCCAGAGCGCTTCAAGGACGTTGACCCGGCAAAGAAGGCCGACGAGATATACAATTTCCTCCTCGGAAAGCCCGTTTACATGGACATGACCGACCAGTTCGGCGGGTTTGGAAGGGTAGACCTTGAAAACGGAACGGTTAAGTACTCACTGCCGACATCGCCGTGATGGTTATGGACTACGAGGGGTACATAGCAAGAAAGCTCTTTATCGGCCTCTTTTTATTCCTCGCAATCCTTCTTGTTAGCCTGTACTCCCTCTCCCATGGTTCTTATTACCTCTCCATTCGGGAAGTGGTGGACGCTCTTATCGGCAGGGGGAGCGAGAGCGCCATTCTCGTTGTCTGGAAGATCCGCCTGCCACGCATAGTGGCCGGACTCCTCGTGGGGGCTGCCCTAGCGGTGGCCGGTGCAGTCATGCAGGGCTTCCTGAGGAACCCTCTGGCGACGCCCTTCACGATGGGTGTCTCCCACGGGGCGATGTTCGGCGCCTCCTTAGCCATAATCCTCGGCGCGGGCTACACCGAGAGCTCGGGAAGGATATCGCTCGACAACCCCTACGCAGTAGTTTTATTCGCTTTCATGGGTGCCATGGTTGCGGTAGGAATAATCCTGCTCCTGGCGAGGCTCAAGGAGCTCTCTCCCGAAGCCATAATCCTGGCAGGAGTGGCCATGAGCTCCCTCTTCGTTGCCCTCACGACGCTTGTCCAGTACTTCGCGGACGAACTCCAATTAGCTGCTATGGTCTACTGGAGCTTCGGCGACCTCGGACGGGCCACCTGGCGGGAGGACGGCATGATGCTCCTGGTTTTCGTCCCGGTGTTCGTCTACTTCGTCATAAAAAGGTGGGATTTGAACGCGTCAGCCATAGGCGAGGAGGTCGCTAAAAGCGTCGGCGTTGACGTCGAAAGGGTCCGCCTGGTATCTACGTTCCTCGCCGCCCTCATAACTGCCGTGAGCGTCGCCTTCGTCGGGGTGATAGGCTTCATCGGCCTGATAGCACCCCACGCGGTAAGGCTCGTCGCCGGCGGCGACTACCGCTTCCTCGTACCCCTCTCGGCCCTGGCGGGGGCTCTACTCCTCATTACCGCAGATGCCGCCGCGAGACTGGTTCTCGCTCCGATTATGCTCCCGGTTGGAATCGTGACTTCATTCCTTGGGGCCCCGGCTTTCATTTACCTCCTAATAAGGATGGAGGGAAGAAGATGAAGGCCGTAAGAACTAGGGGGCTCAGCTTCTCCTACAACGGCACCGATATCCTGAAGGGGATAGACCTGGAAGTCGAGGAGGGAGAGTTCGTCGCTATCCTCGGGCCTAATGGAGCCGGAAAGAGCACCCTCCTGAAGTGCATCTCCGGAATCCTGAACTGCCGGGGCGTCGAGGTGTTCGAGAGACCCATAGAGGAATACTCCCGGGACGAACTAGCAAAGCTGGTAGCGTACGTCTCCCAAAGGACCGAACCCGGCTTCATGACGGTGTTTGACAGTGTTCTCCTCGGAAGGAGGCCGTACATGGGGCTGAGGCCCTCAAAGAGGGATATAGAGGCAGTTAGGAACGCGCTGAGGAGGCTGGGAATAGAGGGCCTCGCCCTCAAAACCACCAACAAACTGAGCGGAGGTGAGCTCCAGAAGGTGAGCATAGCGAGGGCCCTAGCCCAGGAGCCGAAGGTTCTGATGATGGACGAGCCCACAAACAACCTCGACATAAGGAGCCAGCTCGAGGTGATGAGGATAGCGAGGGAGTTCTTAAAGGGAGGGGGGACGGTGATCGTGGTCATGCACGAGGTAAACCTCGCCATGCGCTTCGCGAAGAGGTTAGTCTTCATGAAGGGTGGGAAGATAGTCGCGGACGGTGGGATCGAGGTTCTTGATAGGAAGCTCTTCAGGGAAGTCTACGGTGTGGACGTTGAGGTGGGGAAAGTCAGGGGCATTCCAGTCGTGCTCCCGCTTTGATTACCCAGATCTGGGCAACACTGTCGAATTTTGGGACAAAACTTTTAAGCCCTTAGGCCAACCTAAACCGGAGGTGTTAGACATGACGATCAAAGCCCCCACGCTCAACATAGGAGGACTGGGCGCTGATCCCCTTACCCAGAGAATAAACGAGAAGCAGAGGAAGTGGAAGTACAAGATAGCCGTGCTGAGCGGCAAGGGCGGCGTCGGGAAGAGCACCGTCGCGGTCAACCTTGCGGCGGCCCTGGCTAAGAAGGGCTACTTCGTGGGAATCCTCGACGCTGACATACACGGCCCCAACGTCGCTAAGATGCTCGGTGTTGACAGGGCAGATGTCCTCG contains:
- a CDS encoding iron ABC transporter substrate-binding protein, which gives rise to MRKLLAIFLVFLVVAVSGCIGSTSNSGTEKGTVTVTDAIGRTVEVPTEVTKVVAAGPGALRLVVYLNASDMVVGVEDFEKRYNFGRPYIIAHPELKDLPSIGPGGPGKLPDFEALINLKPDVIFLTYVDAKTADEIQEKTGIPVVVLSYGQLATFEDEELFRSLELAGRILGKEKRAQEVINFIKSIQDDLSKRTEGVEPKKVYVGGIGYKGAHGIESTEGKYSPFVAVHADNVADELGSGHHSIDKEKLLEWQPDYIFIDEGGLKLVLDDYRKNPDFYNSLKAVKNGNVYGILPYNFYTTNVGTALADAYYIGKVLYPERFKDVDPAKKADEIYNFLLGKPVYMDMTDQFGGFGRVDLENGTVKYSLPTSP
- a CDS encoding iron ABC transporter permease yields the protein MDYEGYIARKLFIGLFLFLAILLVSLYSLSHGSYYLSIREVVDALIGRGSESAILVVWKIRLPRIVAGLLVGAALAVAGAVMQGFLRNPLATPFTMGVSHGAMFGASLAIILGAGYTESSGRISLDNPYAVVLFAFMGAMVAVGIILLLARLKELSPEAIILAGVAMSSLFVALTTLVQYFADELQLAAMVYWSFGDLGRATWREDGMMLLVFVPVFVYFVIKRWDLNASAIGEEVAKSVGVDVERVRLVSTFLAALITAVSVAFVGVIGFIGLIAPHAVRLVAGGDYRFLVPLSALAGALLLITADAAARLVLAPIMLPVGIVTSFLGAPAFIYLLIRMEGRR
- a CDS encoding ABC transporter ATP-binding protein — its product is MKAVRTRGLSFSYNGTDILKGIDLEVEEGEFVAILGPNGAGKSTLLKCISGILNCRGVEVFERPIEEYSRDELAKLVAYVSQRTEPGFMTVFDSVLLGRRPYMGLRPSKRDIEAVRNALRRLGIEGLALKTTNKLSGGELQKVSIARALAQEPKVLMMDEPTNNLDIRSQLEVMRIAREFLKGGGTVIVVMHEVNLAMRFAKRLVFMKGGKIVADGGIEVLDRKLFREVYGVDVEVGKVRGIPVVLPL